The DNA segment ATTATTTTGCTGAATTTCACTACCACTAGCAATTTTCGAAAGCATTATGAAAAGACCTAAAAAAGCTGAACCTGTAAAAGCAATCCATAATACTTTTCTTAATCCTTTAAAAGGGGCCTGAGTTTCCTTAAGTAATTTTTTTTTTAATTCAGGATCAATTTTTGACATTAATTATTTCAAATATAAAATTATTCTATATGAAAAATTTCAAAAATTTTTATCGCCGGTATAGCTCAGAGGAAGAGCAACTGTTTCGTAAACAGAAGGTCATTGGTTCAATTCCGATTATCGGCATTTAAGTTTCATACATTTGCAATAACATGATTGATAGAAATAAATTTTTTAAAAAAGTTTTAAAGATTTGTCTGTTTATTCCTCTGATTTTCTATTACGGGAAAAAAAGTTATATAGCCTTCGATGAGGGATTTTATGCTTTGCAAGCCCGATGGATACTAGAAAAAGGCAACTGGACAATTCCTTTATGGTGGGACGAATACGTTTTAGATAGAACAAATGGGTTACAAGTGTTAATCGCTAAATCACAAGAAATATTTGGCAAAAATCTTTTCGCTGCATATTTGCCAACAACAATTGCAGCAATATTGATGTTAATAATTACTTACAAATTACATGAAGAGTTTTTTGGTAAAAATCATGCAATCGTATCTCCACTAATACTTTCTACAACATATCTTTGGTTTGACTACTCTCATTTAGCAACTCAAGATCTTATTTATTCCAGCTTGGTAACTATTGGAGTATTTTCTTTAGTTAAAATAAAAAAACATAAAAGCAATTTCTATATTTTACTTTTTGGTACTTGGATAGGTTTAGCTTTTATGATGAAGACTTTTCTTGTAGCTGTTCCTCTTGCGGCACTAACGCCATATATCTTATCAAAAAGAAAATTATTATTTAATACATTCTTTTGGCTTGGGTTATTAATTGGATTTATTCCATACCTAATATGGACTTATTCTATAAACACGTATTTAGATCAGAATATTATCTTTTACTTGTTTGGAAAATTTAATTTCCTTTCTAATAAAAACGATTCTACAAATCCTTTTTATTATTATTTGTGGAACATTCCAATAACCTTTTTACCATGGAGCATTTTTTCTATTATCGGTTTATCTTCAAATACTTTAGAAAATAAAAATGGAAATGAAAAATTAATTCTGATTTATTTTCCCTTAATTTTAATATTAATACTTAGTATTTTTTCTACAAAAACTCCTTATTATCCATTGCAAATATCTTCAATCTTATCTTTAAATTCATATATTGGCATAAAATATTTATTCAGTTCCAAAAGATATAAATCAATAGTAATTTTTATTACCTCGAGATTAATACCTTTATTTATCAGTGCTTTAGTAGTTACATATATTATTTTCTTCAAAAGTGTACTGAATTTAACTATAAAAGAAAATATATTTATTATTTTAGGATTAATATCGTTTTCGATAGCTTGGTCATACATAAAAGATACAAGTAACCTCAAAAAGATTTTTACAACTTTAATTATTGGTCCTTATCTATTGACTGCACTACTATTGCAGTCGGGTTTATTTACAGACAGATCAAGAGAATTAAGAGAAACTATGGAATATCTATCTTCATTAGATATCCTGAAGAATCAAGTCATTAAGGTTGACAAAAGGAACATTGGGAATGAAATAGCGCAATCAAAAATTATACGAATTTCTCTCCTAACTCCTAATTTAGGGGATGGAATTGAAAATTTAGAGAAAATGAACCCCTCAGATTTAGCATGGTCTAATTTGTCTTCAAAGGAACTTAGCGAAACTGATTCTTTTCAAATAATTTATGATTATGAAATTTTATCTCCTTGGAAATTAATAAGAAAAAATCGATGAATGTATATTAAGATTGTTTTGATAAAAATTAAATTTAATGAAATCTGTTAATACATGGAATCTTTCAAATAATAAAATTCACCAATTATTTAAAAACGATGATGAATTTATTTCTCTTAAGGTAAGAGGTAATACTTGGGAACCAATTACAAGATGGCTCAAATTAGATTCAAGAA comes from the Prochlorococcus marinus str. MIT 9515 genome and includes:
- a CDS encoding ArnT family glycosyltransferase, with the protein product MIDRNKFFKKVLKICLFIPLIFYYGKKSYIAFDEGFYALQARWILEKGNWTIPLWWDEYVLDRTNGLQVLIAKSQEIFGKNLFAAYLPTTIAAILMLIITYKLHEEFFGKNHAIVSPLILSTTYLWFDYSHLATQDLIYSSLVTIGVFSLVKIKKHKSNFYILLFGTWIGLAFMMKTFLVAVPLAALTPYILSKRKLLFNTFFWLGLLIGFIPYLIWTYSINTYLDQNIIFYLFGKFNFLSNKNDSTNPFYYYLWNIPITFLPWSIFSIIGLSSNTLENKNGNEKLILIYFPLILILILSIFSTKTPYYPLQISSILSLNSYIGIKYLFSSKRYKSIVIFITSRLIPLFISALVVTYIIFFKSVLNLTIKENIFIILGLISFSIAWSYIKDTSNLKKIFTTLIIGPYLLTALLLQSGLFTDRSRELRETMEYLSSLDILKNQVIKVDKRNIGNEIAQSKIIRISLLTPNLGDGIENLEKMNPSDLAWSNLSSKELSETDSFQIIYDYEILSPWKLIRKNR
- a CDS encoding DUF3493 domain-containing protein, whose protein sequence is MSKIDPELKKKLLKETQAPFKGLRKVLWIAFTGSAFLGLFIMLSKIASGSEIQQNNLLIQLGACALFPFLLFLERNRGN